The following are encoded in a window of Drosophila simulans strain w501 chromosome 3L, Prin_Dsim_3.1, whole genome shotgun sequence genomic DNA:
- the LOC6738362 gene encoding tyrosine-protein kinase Abl isoform X4: protein MGAQQGKDRGAHSGGGGSGAPVSCIGLSSSPVASVSPHCISSSSGVSSAPLGGGSTLRGSRIKSSSSGVASGSGSGGGGGGSGSGLSQRSGGHKDARCNPTVGLNIFTEHNEALLQSRPLPHIPAGSTAASLLADAAELQQHQQDSGGLGLQGSSLGGGHSSTTSVFESAHRWTSKENLLAPGPEEDDPQLFVALYDFQAGGENQLSLKKGEQVRILSYNKSGEWCEAHSDSGNVGWVPSNYVTPLNSLEKHSWYHGPISRNAAEYLLSSGINGSFLVRESESSPGQRSISLRYEGRVYHYRISEDPDGKVFVTQEAKFNTLAELVHHHSVPHEGHGLITPLLYPAPKQNKPTVFPLSPEPDEWEICRTDIMMKHKLGGGQYGEVYEAVWKRYGNTVAVKTLKEDTMALKDFLEEAAIMKEMKHPNLVQLIGVCTREPPFYIITEFMSHGNLLDFLRSAGRETLDAVALLYMATQIASGMSYLESRNYIHRDLAARNCLVGDNKLVKVADFGLARLMRDDTYTAHAGAKFPIKWTAPEGLAYNKFSTKSDVWAFGVLLWEIATYGMSPYPGIDLTDVYHKLEKGYRMERPPGCPPEVYDLMRQCWQWDATDRPTFKSIHHALEHMFQESSITEAVEKQLNANATSASSSAPSTSGVATGGGATTTTAASGCASSSSATASLSLTPQMVKKGLPGGQSLTPNAHHNDPHQQQASTPMSETGSTSTKLSTFSSQGKGNVQMRRTTNKQGKQAPAPPKRTSLLSSSRDSTYREEDPANARCNFIEDLSTNGLARDINSLTQRYDSETDPAADPDTDATGDSLEQSLSQVIAAPATNKMQHSLHSGGGGGGIGPRSSQQHSSFKRPTGTPVMGNRGLETRQSKRSQHHPQAPGPGPPSTQPHHGNNGVVTSAHPITVGALEVMNVKQVVNRYGTLPKGARIGAYLDSLEDSTEAAPPLPATAPSLPPANGHATPPSARLNPKASPIPPQQMIRSNSSGGVTMQNNAAASLNKLQRHRTTTEGTMMTFSSFRAGGSSSSPKRSASGMASGVQPALANLEFPPPPLDLPPPPEEFEGGPPPPPPAPESAVQAIQQHLHAQLPNNGNISNGNGTNNNDSSHNDVSNIAPSVEEASSRFGVSLRKREPSTDSCSSLGSPPEDLKEKLITEIKAAGKESAPASHLANGSGIAVVDPVSLLVTELAESMNLPKSPPQQQQKLTNGNGTGSGFKAQLKKVEPKKMSAPMPKAEPASTIIDFKAHLRRVDKEKEPAAPAPAPVAVANNANCNTTSTLNRKEDSSKKFSQAMQKTEIKIDVTNSNVEADAGATGEGDLGKRRSTGSINSLKKLWEQQPPASDYATSTILQQQPSVVNGGGTPTAQLSPKYGMKSGAINTAGTLPAKLGNKPPPAAPPPPPPNCTTSNSSTTSISTSSRDCTSRQQASSTIKNSHSTQLFADDEEQSHTEGLGSGGQGAADMTQSLYEQKPQIQQKPAVPHKPTKLTIYATPIAKMAEPASSASSTQISRESILELVGLLEGSLKHPVNAIAGSQWLQLSDKLNILHNSCVIFAENGAMPPHSKFQFRELVTRVEAQSQHLRSAGSKNVQDNERLVAEVGQSLRQISNALNR from the exons AAGCCTTGCTGCAGTCGCGTCCATTACCTCACATTCCGGCCGGCAGTACGGCGGCCTCTCTCCTGGCAGATGCGGctgagctgcagcagcatcagcaggaTTCCGGTGGACTGGGGCTGCAGGGCTCCTCCCTGGGCGGTGGTCACAGTTCGACTACATCCGTGTTTGAATCCGCACATCGGTGGACCTCGAAGGAGAACCTACTGGCCCCCGGACCCGAGGAGGATGATCCGCAACTTTTTGTGGCGCTGTACGATTTCCAAGCCGGCGGGGAGAACCAATTGAGTCTGAAGAAGGGCGAGCAGGTGCGCATACTAAGCTACAACAAATCGGGGGAGTGGTGCGAGGCGCACTCGGACTCCGGAAACGTTGGGTGGGTGCCCTCCAACTATGTCACGCCGCTCAATTCGCTGGAGAAGCACTCCTGGTACCACGGGCCCATCTCACGCAATGCCGCCGAGTATCTTCTCAGCTCCGGAATCAATGGCAGCTTCCTGGTCCGTGAAAGTGAAAGTTCACCGGGTCAAAGGAGCATCAGTTTGAG ATACGAGGGTCGCGTCTATCACTACCGCATCTCAGAGGATCCCGATGGGAAAGTCTTCGTTACCCAGGAGGCCAAATTCAATACTCTGGCCGAGCTGGTGCATCATCACAGCGTGCCCCATGAGGGTCACGGGTTGATAACTCCGCTCCTGTATCCGGCGCCCAAGCAGAACAAGCCCACCGTCTTCCCGCTGAGTCCCGAGCCGGATGAGTGGGAAATCTGCCGGACGGACATCATGATGAAGCACAAGCTGGGCGGCGGACAGTACGGAGAGGTCTACGAGGCCGTTTGGAAGCGGTATGGCAATACGGTGGCTGTTAAAACGCTCAAGGAGGACACCATGGCACTGAAGGACTTCCTCGAAGAGGCGGCCATCATGAAGGAAATGAAGCACCCTAATCTGGTGCAGCTCATAG GTGTTTGCACCAGAGAACCACCGTTCTACATCATCACCGAGTTTATGTCGCACGGCAATCTGTTGGACTTTCTGCGCTCCGCCGGCCGCGAAACGCTCGATGCAGTAGCGCTGCTATACATGGCCACTCAGATAGCGTCGGGAATGAGCTACCTGGAGTCGCGCAACTACATCCATCGCGATCTCGCTGCCCGCAATTGCCTGGTGGGCGACAACAAGCTGGTCAAGGTGGCGGATTTCGGCCTAGCACGGTTGATGCGGGACGACACGTATACAGCACATGCCGGAGCCAAGTTCCCGATCAAATGGACCGCACCGGAGGGTCTGGCCTACAACAAGTTTAGCACTAAATCGGACGTTTGGGCCTTTGGAGTCCTGCTGTGGGAGATCGCCACGTATGGAATGTCGCCGTATCCGGGCATCGACCTGACCGATGTGTACCACAAGCTAGAGAAGGGCTATCGCATGGAGCGACCGCCAGGCTGCCCGCCGGAGGTGTACGACTTGATGCGCCAGTGCTGGCAGTGGGATGCCACCGACAGGCCCACGTTCAAGAGCATACACCATGCGCTGGAGCACATGTTTCAG GAATCGTCCATCACCGAAGCGGTCGAGAAGCAGCTGAACGCCAACGCCACCAGCGCGAGCAGCTCCGCTCCGAGCACATCGGGCGTGGCCACCGGCGGAGGAGCCACAACCACGACGGCGGCCAGCGGCTGCGCTTCCTCATCCTCGGCCACCGCCTCGCTAAGTCTCACACCGCAGATGGTGAAGAAGGGTTTACCCGGCGGTCAGTCCCTCACGCCGAACGCCCACCACAACGATCCGCACCAGCAACAGGCCAGCACGCCCATGTCAG AAACCGGCTCCACTTCCACCAAGCTAAGCACTTTCTCCAGTCAGGGCAAGGGCAATGTCCAGATGCGTCGCACCACCAACAAGCAGGGCAAACAGGCGCCCGCCCCACCAAAGCGAACCAG ccTGCTCTCGAGCAGTCGGGACTCCACTTATCGCGAGGAGGATCCAGCGAACGCCAGATGCAATTTCATCGAGGACCTCAGCACGAATG GACTAGCCCGGGACATCAACAGTTTGACGCAGCGGTACGACTCCGAAACAGATCCGGCAGCCGACCCGGACACAGATGCCACGGGCGATAGTCTGGAGCAGAGTCTGAGCCAAGTGATAGCCGCTCCGGCCACCAACAAGATGCAGCATTCTCTTCacagcggaggaggaggaggaggcatAGGTCCTCGATCCTCGCAGCAGCACAGCTCCTTCAAGCGACCGACTGGAACACCCGTGATGGGTAACCGAGGACTAGAGACCCGGCAGAGCAAGCGAtcccagcaccacccacaggCTCCGGGTCCAGGACCGCCATCAACTCAACCGCATCATGGCAACAACGGCGTGGTAACCAGTGCCCATCCCATCACTGTGGGTGCGCTCGAGGTGATGAATGTCAAGCAGGTGGTGAACCGCTACGGCACACTACCAAAGGGTGCCAGAATCGGTGCCTATCTGGACAGCCTTGAGGATAGCACTGaggctgctcctcctcttccgGCAACTGCTCCTTCACTGCCACCAGCCAATGGACACGCCACGCCTCCGTCTGCCAGACTTAATCCGAAGGCCAGCCCCATTCCGCCACAGCAAATGATCAGGAGCAACTCGTCGGGCGGTGTGACCATGCAAAATAATGCGGCTGCCAGCTTAAACAAGCTTCAGCGTCATCGCACCACTACCGAAGGCACCATGATGACGTTCTCCTCCTTCCGGGCGGGCGGTTCCAGTAGCTCACCCAAGCGTAGTGCCTCGGGAATGGCTTCAGGAGTCCAGCCAGCTCTGGCCAATCTGGAGTTTCCACCGCCGCCGTTGGACTTGCCTCCGCCGCCCGAGGAATTCGAGGGCggaccaccacctcctccgccggcgCCGGAGAGCGCTGTGCAGGCCATCCAGCAGCACTTGCATGCCCAGCTTCCAAACAATGGCAACATAAGCAATGGAAACGGaacaaacaacaacgacaGTAGCCACAACGATGTTAGTAACATAGCTCCCAGTGTGGAGGAGGCCAGCTCCAGATTTGGTGTCTCTCTGAGAAAACGAGAGCCCTCCACCGACTCCTGCAGCTCGCTGGGCAGTCCACCCGAAGATCTCAAGGAAAAGCTAATCACCGAAATCAAGGCCGCCGGCAAGGAATCTGCTCCGGCCTCACATCTGGCCAACGGCTCGGGCATCGCTGTCGTGGACCCTGTCTCCCTGCTTGTCACCGAACTAGCCGAGAGCATGAACCTGCCAAAgtcgccgccgcagcagcagcaaaagctgACCAACGGCAATGGTACTGGGTCCGGATTCAAGGCTCAGCTGAAGAAAGTCGAACCCAAAAAGATGAGCGCGCCAATGCCCAAGGCGGAGCCGGCAAGTACTATTATCGACTTCAAGGCTCATCTGCGCCGGGTGGACAAGGAGAAGGAGCcggcagctccagctccagctcctgtaGCCGTAGCCAACAATGCCAACTGCAATACAACGAGCACTTTGAACCGGAAGGAGGACAGCAGCAAGAAGTTCTCGCAGGCCATGCAAAAGactgaaatcaaaatcgaCGTAACCAACTCCAATGTGGAGGCGGATGCGGGAGCAACGGGCGAGGGCGATCTCGGCAAGCGACGAAGCACAGGTAGTATTAATAGCTTAAAGAAACTGTGGGAGCAGCAGCCACCGGCGTCGGATTATGCCACCAGCACGATCCTCCAGCAACAGCCGTCGGTGGTAAATGGCGGCGGAACACCGACTGCCCAACTCTCTCCCAAGTATGGCATGAAATCGGGGGCCATCAATACGGCTGGCACTCTTCCAGCCAAACTGGGCAACAAGCCGCCACCGGCTGCCcctccaccaccgcccccGAACTGCACCACCTCCAACTCCTCCACCACATCCATTAGCACCTCTAGTAGAGATTGCaccagcaggcagcaggccaGCAGCACAATAAAAAACTCTCATTCAACGCAACTCTTCGCAGATGACGAGGAGCAGTCGCACACGGAAGGCCTGGGATCGGGaggccaaggagcagcagacaTGACCCAGTCGCTGTACGAGCAGAAGCCACAGATCCAGCAAAAGCCAGCGGTGCCGCACAAGCCAACAAAGCTAACCATCTACGCCACGCCTATTGCCAAAATGGCCGAACCAGCCAGCTCCGCCAGCTCCACCCAGATATCACGGGAGAGCATTCTGGAGCTGGTTGGCCTGCTAGAGGGCTCGCTCAAGCATCCGGTGAATGCCATCGCTGGATCTCAGTGGCTGCAGCTGAGTGACAAGCTCAACATCCTGCACAATTCGTGCGTGATCTTCGCGGAGAACGGTGCGATGCCGCCGCACTCCAAGTTCCAGTTCCGGGAGCTGGTCACGCGGGTGGAAGCACAGTCGCAGCACTTGCGCTCCGCCGGCAGCAAGAACGTCCAGGACAACGAACGCCTGGTGGCCGAAGTCGGTCAATCGCTGCGTCAGATCTCCAATGCGCTTAACAGGTAA
- the LOC6738362 gene encoding tyrosine-protein kinase Abl isoform X7, translating into MGAQQGKDRGAHSGGGGSGAPVSCIGLSSSPVASVSPHCISSSSGVSSAPLGGGSTLRGSRIKSSSSGVASGSGSGGGGGGSGSGLSQRSGGHKDARCNPTVGLNIFTEHNGTKHSSFRGHPGKYHMNLEALLQSRPLPHIPAGSTAASLLADAAELQQHQQDSGGLGLQGSSLGGGHSSTTSVFESAHRWTSKENLLAPGPEEDDPQLFVALYDFQAGGENQLSLKKGEQVRILSYNKSGEWCEAHSDSGNVGWVPSNYVTPLNSLEKHSWYHGPISRNAAEYLLSSGINGSFLVRESESSPGQRSISLRYEGRVYHYRISEDPDGKVFVTQEAKFNTLAELVHHHSVPHEGHGLITPLLYPAPKQNKPTVFPLSPEPDEWEICRTDIMMKHKLGGGQYGEVYEAVWKRYGNTVAVKTLKEDTMALKDFLEEAAIMKEMKHPNLVQLIGVCTREPPFYIITEFMSHGNLLDFLRSAGRETLDAVALLYMATQIASGMSYLESRNYIHRDLAARNCLVGDNKLVKVADFGLARLMRDDTYTAHAGAKFPIKWTAPEGLAYNKFSTKSDVWAFGVLLWEIATYGMSPYPGIDLTDVYHKLEKGYRMERPPGCPPEVYDLMRQCWQWDATDRPTFKSIHHALEHMFQESSITEAVEKQLNANATSASSSAPSTSGVATGGGATTTTAASGCASSSSATASLSLTPQMVKKGLPGGQSLTPNAHHNDPHQQQASTPMSETGSTSTKLSTFSSQGKGNVQMRRTTNKQGKQAPAPPKRTSLLSSSRDSTYREEDPANARCNFIEDLSTNGLARDINSLTQRYDSETDPAADPDTDATGDSLEQSLSQVIAAPATNKMQHSLHSGGGGGGIGPRSSQQHSSFKRPTGTPVMGNRGLETRQSKRSQHHPQAPGPGPPSTQPHHGNNGVVTSAHPITVGALEVMNVKQVVNRYGTLPKGARIGAYLDSLEDSTEAAPPLPATAPSLPPANGHATPPSARLNPKASPIPPQQMIRSNSSGGVTMQNNAAASLNKLQRHRTTTEGTMMTFSSFRAGGSSSSPKRSASGMASGVQPALANLEFPPPPLDLPPPPEEFEGGPPPPPPAPESAVQAIQQHLHAQLPNNGNISNGNGTNNNDSSHNDVSNIAPSVEEASSRFGVSLRKREPSTDSCSSLGSPPEDLKEKLITEIKAAGKESAPASHLANGSGIAVVDPVSLLVTELAESMNLPKSPPQQQQKLTNGNGTGSGFKAQLKKVEPKKMSAPMPKAEPASTIIDFKAHLRRVDKEKEPAAPAPAPVAVANNANCNTTSTLNRKEDSSKKFSQAMQKTEIKIDVTNSNVEADAGATGEGDLGKRRSTDDEEQSHTEGLGSGGQGAADMTQSLYEQKPQIQQKPAVPHKPTKLTIYATPIAKMAEPASSASSTQISRESILELVGLLEGSLKHPVNAIAGSQWLQLSDKLNILHNSCVIFAENGAMPPHSKFQFRELVTRVEAQSQHLRSAGSKNVQDNERLVAEVGQSLRQISNALNR; encoded by the exons GTACCAAGCACAGCTCTTTTCGCGGCCATCCAGGCAAATATCACATGAACTTAG AAGCCTTGCTGCAGTCGCGTCCATTACCTCACATTCCGGCCGGCAGTACGGCGGCCTCTCTCCTGGCAGATGCGGctgagctgcagcagcatcagcaggaTTCCGGTGGACTGGGGCTGCAGGGCTCCTCCCTGGGCGGTGGTCACAGTTCGACTACATCCGTGTTTGAATCCGCACATCGGTGGACCTCGAAGGAGAACCTACTGGCCCCCGGACCCGAGGAGGATGATCCGCAACTTTTTGTGGCGCTGTACGATTTCCAAGCCGGCGGGGAGAACCAATTGAGTCTGAAGAAGGGCGAGCAGGTGCGCATACTAAGCTACAACAAATCGGGGGAGTGGTGCGAGGCGCACTCGGACTCCGGAAACGTTGGGTGGGTGCCCTCCAACTATGTCACGCCGCTCAATTCGCTGGAGAAGCACTCCTGGTACCACGGGCCCATCTCACGCAATGCCGCCGAGTATCTTCTCAGCTCCGGAATCAATGGCAGCTTCCTGGTCCGTGAAAGTGAAAGTTCACCGGGTCAAAGGAGCATCAGTTTGAG ATACGAGGGTCGCGTCTATCACTACCGCATCTCAGAGGATCCCGATGGGAAAGTCTTCGTTACCCAGGAGGCCAAATTCAATACTCTGGCCGAGCTGGTGCATCATCACAGCGTGCCCCATGAGGGTCACGGGTTGATAACTCCGCTCCTGTATCCGGCGCCCAAGCAGAACAAGCCCACCGTCTTCCCGCTGAGTCCCGAGCCGGATGAGTGGGAAATCTGCCGGACGGACATCATGATGAAGCACAAGCTGGGCGGCGGACAGTACGGAGAGGTCTACGAGGCCGTTTGGAAGCGGTATGGCAATACGGTGGCTGTTAAAACGCTCAAGGAGGACACCATGGCACTGAAGGACTTCCTCGAAGAGGCGGCCATCATGAAGGAAATGAAGCACCCTAATCTGGTGCAGCTCATAG GTGTTTGCACCAGAGAACCACCGTTCTACATCATCACCGAGTTTATGTCGCACGGCAATCTGTTGGACTTTCTGCGCTCCGCCGGCCGCGAAACGCTCGATGCAGTAGCGCTGCTATACATGGCCACTCAGATAGCGTCGGGAATGAGCTACCTGGAGTCGCGCAACTACATCCATCGCGATCTCGCTGCCCGCAATTGCCTGGTGGGCGACAACAAGCTGGTCAAGGTGGCGGATTTCGGCCTAGCACGGTTGATGCGGGACGACACGTATACAGCACATGCCGGAGCCAAGTTCCCGATCAAATGGACCGCACCGGAGGGTCTGGCCTACAACAAGTTTAGCACTAAATCGGACGTTTGGGCCTTTGGAGTCCTGCTGTGGGAGATCGCCACGTATGGAATGTCGCCGTATCCGGGCATCGACCTGACCGATGTGTACCACAAGCTAGAGAAGGGCTATCGCATGGAGCGACCGCCAGGCTGCCCGCCGGAGGTGTACGACTTGATGCGCCAGTGCTGGCAGTGGGATGCCACCGACAGGCCCACGTTCAAGAGCATACACCATGCGCTGGAGCACATGTTTCAG GAATCGTCCATCACCGAAGCGGTCGAGAAGCAGCTGAACGCCAACGCCACCAGCGCGAGCAGCTCCGCTCCGAGCACATCGGGCGTGGCCACCGGCGGAGGAGCCACAACCACGACGGCGGCCAGCGGCTGCGCTTCCTCATCCTCGGCCACCGCCTCGCTAAGTCTCACACCGCAGATGGTGAAGAAGGGTTTACCCGGCGGTCAGTCCCTCACGCCGAACGCCCACCACAACGATCCGCACCAGCAACAGGCCAGCACGCCCATGTCAG AAACCGGCTCCACTTCCACCAAGCTAAGCACTTTCTCCAGTCAGGGCAAGGGCAATGTCCAGATGCGTCGCACCACCAACAAGCAGGGCAAACAGGCGCCCGCCCCACCAAAGCGAACCAG ccTGCTCTCGAGCAGTCGGGACTCCACTTATCGCGAGGAGGATCCAGCGAACGCCAGATGCAATTTCATCGAGGACCTCAGCACGAATG GACTAGCCCGGGACATCAACAGTTTGACGCAGCGGTACGACTCCGAAACAGATCCGGCAGCCGACCCGGACACAGATGCCACGGGCGATAGTCTGGAGCAGAGTCTGAGCCAAGTGATAGCCGCTCCGGCCACCAACAAGATGCAGCATTCTCTTCacagcggaggaggaggaggaggcatAGGTCCTCGATCCTCGCAGCAGCACAGCTCCTTCAAGCGACCGACTGGAACACCCGTGATGGGTAACCGAGGACTAGAGACCCGGCAGAGCAAGCGAtcccagcaccacccacaggCTCCGGGTCCAGGACCGCCATCAACTCAACCGCATCATGGCAACAACGGCGTGGTAACCAGTGCCCATCCCATCACTGTGGGTGCGCTCGAGGTGATGAATGTCAAGCAGGTGGTGAACCGCTACGGCACACTACCAAAGGGTGCCAGAATCGGTGCCTATCTGGACAGCCTTGAGGATAGCACTGaggctgctcctcctcttccgGCAACTGCTCCTTCACTGCCACCAGCCAATGGACACGCCACGCCTCCGTCTGCCAGACTTAATCCGAAGGCCAGCCCCATTCCGCCACAGCAAATGATCAGGAGCAACTCGTCGGGCGGTGTGACCATGCAAAATAATGCGGCTGCCAGCTTAAACAAGCTTCAGCGTCATCGCACCACTACCGAAGGCACCATGATGACGTTCTCCTCCTTCCGGGCGGGCGGTTCCAGTAGCTCACCCAAGCGTAGTGCCTCGGGAATGGCTTCAGGAGTCCAGCCAGCTCTGGCCAATCTGGAGTTTCCACCGCCGCCGTTGGACTTGCCTCCGCCGCCCGAGGAATTCGAGGGCggaccaccacctcctccgccggcgCCGGAGAGCGCTGTGCAGGCCATCCAGCAGCACTTGCATGCCCAGCTTCCAAACAATGGCAACATAAGCAATGGAAACGGaacaaacaacaacgacaGTAGCCACAACGATGTTAGTAACATAGCTCCCAGTGTGGAGGAGGCCAGCTCCAGATTTGGTGTCTCTCTGAGAAAACGAGAGCCCTCCACCGACTCCTGCAGCTCGCTGGGCAGTCCACCCGAAGATCTCAAGGAAAAGCTAATCACCGAAATCAAGGCCGCCGGCAAGGAATCTGCTCCGGCCTCACATCTGGCCAACGGCTCGGGCATCGCTGTCGTGGACCCTGTCTCCCTGCTTGTCACCGAACTAGCCGAGAGCATGAACCTGCCAAAgtcgccgccgcagcagcagcaaaagctgACCAACGGCAATGGTACTGGGTCCGGATTCAAGGCTCAGCTGAAGAAAGTCGAACCCAAAAAGATGAGCGCGCCAATGCCCAAGGCGGAGCCGGCAAGTACTATTATCGACTTCAAGGCTCATCTGCGCCGGGTGGACAAGGAGAAGGAGCcggcagctccagctccagctcctgtaGCCGTAGCCAACAATGCCAACTGCAATACAACGAGCACTTTGAACCGGAAGGAGGACAGCAGCAAGAAGTTCTCGCAGGCCATGCAAAAGactgaaatcaaaatcgaCGTAACCAACTCCAATGTGGAGGCGGATGCGGGAGCAACGGGCGAGGGCGATCTCGGCAAGCGACGAAGCACAG ATGACGAGGAGCAGTCGCACACGGAAGGCCTGGGATCGGGaggccaaggagcagcagacaTGACCCAGTCGCTGTACGAGCAGAAGCCACAGATCCAGCAAAAGCCAGCGGTGCCGCACAAGCCAACAAAGCTAACCATCTACGCCACGCCTATTGCCAAAATGGCCGAACCAGCCAGCTCCGCCAGCTCCACCCAGATATCACGGGAGAGCATTCTGGAGCTGGTTGGCCTGCTAGAGGGCTCGCTCAAGCATCCGGTGAATGCCATCGCTGGATCTCAGTGGCTGCAGCTGAGTGACAAGCTCAACATCCTGCACAATTCGTGCGTGATCTTCGCGGAGAACGGTGCGATGCCGCCGCACTCCAAGTTCCAGTTCCGGGAGCTGGTCACGCGGGTGGAAGCACAGTCGCAGCACTTGCGCTCCGCCGGCAGCAAGAACGTCCAGGACAACGAACGCCTGGTGGCCGAAGTCGGTCAATCGCTGCGTCAGATCTCCAATGCGCTTAACAGGTAA